In Macadamia integrifolia cultivar HAES 741 chromosome 13, SCU_Mint_v3, whole genome shotgun sequence, one DNA window encodes the following:
- the LOC122059678 gene encoding uncharacterized protein LOC122059678 isoform X2, which yields MSNLEKLFVQVFERKNWIIDQVKQQRDLYEQQLASELLINGIRPPSWLWNDGTENGTADLTELKKQDLICDLLIPPLRSKVPSTSDRCTFYSKPPAKSYNEPAADSLFMETCASNKYFEAGGRLTVVPNCHLNENEISQKCTLNENCELDPTIASPRDQTSVRASDNCFEPGQSLAKIQRSRPRQKALELRNSAKAKAGRASSKEGNYSVYSGRVTRSRTACQQLNNVKELLELNKVSDIADDNGGGVAQRKTEKCPSSGKDTTVHSGRPTGLGISCKRHVQELVEMDKYSDIGSEGPDRLLGFSSASMQMSCFGKSLQANGALSQFEGDNKLQDAGADQVTVQKFDSEQKVEKLSDHLQTNVGILSSNGDISNRYSVRNTASSISEANDSKNPSPRDTWSRSVSSDKPSQIGKQLKWVEVHDLKKPSGSQVDILPCCDARGIVNQEKWNTDIAETDHALNGPVEACPFLQLERSAGSLQSNKSSKVTSGRIRCSKSASTDKSGQLAEPLNLVEGGNLQKASEAQVDILPCNDGPGIFHEENGFVATNHVSSLPAQPCSIYCQSNMHGASHGDGLEFLLKRLPSESSMLLEPKQLVFNDVEVYNLNEGVDPMEKGIQGRSLEIRSFSSLGPAESLEKVAISDVFHKKCDISMDELLVQKELVEEVVNREKEAQRACSEAKVERSSELIGAEKSRCDYCTTSIGKTSKLPAMSSMNATSKICEDVVSDKSPETYKTSSLVPCLTDDLITQKVGEKSPDGSQLQKVVDSSLPGIDVDPQADRSGKKSNVKLDIGPGMTFPEDCKLGKDAIGRFLCQMAAADSPQMGNTETRPPYYLRSSSSRDKNIGSSKLSGSIIARKSIISPKTKKNAVECSWPQFKRRKLEGRSRNSFTASARLRRGKQLQETNEDTEYRYLEKVENEAEAILEVQPFAPCEMNIAQPNASESPDVQMHENESFEKVECLESPIKLLLKEDELEGTDQSAETALACSDKHMETSLEGHGSLPCCLVSSPLTKVVDLISADQTIPEFEGHNMGEPIENDLPCIVENGTGFDHSDLLSTSIGQGNILEQLYMSSRMLTPLPHASTEYKVHRTPDKYQSLPNGLLEHMYLRNSLFFNADESKQVRCSYNGMSEEVDCTFLGKSYSDGMSSSSVQFSWDTTRLPCTPPVGKLCRRIAAKASNDSLEKQHNINPELTCFRIEEDPGICEENGDTDEMFDPVKEGVQSRGENYSTKKEPLADVTNEYLNPSASVSLADKSVERGSLGSVNAGFNTSQTQMDAKQKLKSTQRKYKNKDKENQWSSLGSSASRKATESLQTRISKPKLSGKVSEGKGGQSLLEKGNKRNNIVSNISSFIPFVQQKQPAAVTGKRDIKVKALEAAVAARRLEEKRENERKMKKEAVKLERARLEQENMRQLELNKKKKEEERKKKEADLAARKRLREEEERKEKERKRKCIEEARRQQREHEERLRVEKERRRQAADERECKGNERADEERKLQKMGKGREGSDCTKKTDSESRTTMASECDAIKANHFHESCQAPKKSEEIEKEISNLCEAHEDAITVTEESLEQSYAISPYQGSDDEEEEEDDVPNKFIPSWASENCLAQIFPTLNTVDPNGIFPPSSFCGIAEVLLPRKQQLT from the exons ATGTCGAATCTCGAGAAGCTATTCGTCCAGGTATTTGAGCGCAAGAACTGGATCATAGATCAGGTCAAGCAGCAGAGAGATTTATACGAGCAGCAACTCGCTTCGGAACTGTTGATTAATGGGATTCGCCCTCCTTCGTGGCTGTGGAACGATGGAACAGAGAATGGAACTGCAGATCTCACAG AACTGAAGAAACAAGACCTAATCTGTGACCTCCTAATTCCACCACTACGATCCAAGGTCCCTTCTACTAGTGATCGCTGTACTTTTTACAGCAAGCCACCTGCTAAATCATATAATGAACCTGCTGCAGACAGCTTATTTATGGAAACTTGTGCTTCCAACAAATATTTTGAGGCAGGGGGCAGGTTGACAGTGGTACCTAATTGTCATCTCAATGAAAATGAGATCTCACAGAAGTGTACCTTAAATGAGAATTGTGAGCTAGATCCTACAATTGCTTCTCCTCGAGATCAGACAAGTGTAAGGGCCTCTGATAATTGCTTTGAACCAGGTCAATCATTGGCAAAAATCCAAAGGTCCAGGCCAAGGCAAAAGGCTCTAGAACTTCGAAATAGTGCAAAGGCAAAAGCAGGAAGGGCTTCTAGCAAGGAAGGTAATTATAGTGTTTATTCTGGTAGAGTTACGAGGTCTAGAACTGCTTGCCAACAACTTAACAATGTCAAAGAGTTGCTGGAATTGAATAAGGTTTCTGATATTGCTGATGATAATGGAGGTGGGGTTGcacaaagaaaaacagagaagtGTCCAAGCAGTGGAAAAGACACAACTGTTCATTCTGGTAGACCTACAGGTTTGGGGATTTCTTGCAAACGACATGTCCAGGAGTTGGTGGAAATGGATAAATATTCTGATATTGGCAGTGAAGGTCCAGATAGACTGCTGGGTTTTAGTTCTGCCTCCATGCAGATGAGTTGTTTTGGCAAATCATTGCAGGCAAATGGAGCCTTAAGTCAGTTTGAGGGAGATAATAAACTCCAGGATGCAGGGGCTGATCAAGTGACTGTACAAAAGTTTGATTCAGAGCAAAAGGTTGAAAAATTAAGTGATCACTTGCAAACAAATGTGGGAATACTTTCAAGCAATGGAGACATCTCAAACAGATATAGTGTTAGAAATACAGCATCTAGTATCTCAGAAGCTAATGACTCAAAAAATCCAAGCCCTAGAGATACATGGTCTAGATCTGTTTCCAGTGATAAACCTTCTCAAATTGGAAAACAATTGAAGTGGGTTGAAGTACATGACCTCAAGAAGCCATCAGGTAGTCAAGTGGATATCCTCCCATGTTGTGATGCCAGAGGTATTGTCAACCAGGAGAAATGGAATACTGACATTGCAGAAACTGATCATGCTTTGAATGGGCCAGTTGAAGCCTGTCCTTTTCTGCAGCTTGAACGTTCTGCAGGATCCCTACAGTCTAATAAATCCTCAAAAGTTACCAGTGGTAGAATTAGATGCTCTAAATCTGCCTCCACTGATAAATCTGGTCAACTTGCAGAACCATTAAATTTGGTTGAAGGAGGAAACCTCCAGAAAGCATCAGAAGCTCAAGTGGATATCCTGCCATGTAATGATGGCCCTGGAATTTTCCATGAGGAAAATGGCTTTGTAGCAACCAATCATGTTTCAAGTTTGCCAGCTCAACCCTGTTCTATTTACTGTCAGTCTAATATGCATGGAGCTAGCCATGGAGACGGGTTGGAATTTTTACTCAAAAGGCTACCTTCTGAGAGTAGTATGCTTTTGGAGCCAAAGCAGCTTGTCTTTAATGATGTGGAAGTGTACAATTTGAATGAGGGTGTTGATCCTATGGAAAAGGGGATTCAAGGGAGATCATTAGAAATAAGATCCTTTTCTTCACTAGGGCCTGCTGAATCTTTAGAAAAGGTAGCCATTTCTGATGTGTTCCATAAAAAATGTGATATATCCATGGATGAGCTCCTTGTGCAGAAGGAACTGGTGGAGGAAGTTGTAAATAGAGAAAAGGAAGCTCAAAGAGCTTGTTCTGAAGCCAAAGTAGAGAGGAGCAGTGAATTAATTGGAGCAGAGAAATCCAGATGTGACTATTGCACTACATCAATTGGAAAAACTTCAAAATTGCCTGCTATGTCATCAATGAATGCAACCTCTAAGATTTGTGAAGATGTGGTTTCTGATAAATCTCCTGAAACCTACAAAACCTCAAGTCTGGTTCCTTGCTTAACAGATGATCTAATTACCCAGAAAGTTGGTGAGAAAAGCCCAGATGGAAGCCAACTGCAGAAAGTGGTGGATTCCAGTTTGCCTGGTATAGATGTGGATCCACAGGCAGATAGATCTGGCAAGAAAAGTAATGTGAAGCTTGATATTGGGCCTGGTATGACATTTCCAGAAGATTGCAAACTTGGAAAAGATGCAATTGGACGTTTTCTCTGCCAGATGGCAGCAGCAGACAGTCCTCAAATGGGCAATACAGAGACAAGACCTCCCTACTACCTAAGGAGTTCTAGCAGTCGGGATAAGAATATTGGTTCTTCTAAATTAAGTGGTTCTATTATTGCAAGGAAATCCATAATATCACCCAAAACCAAGAAGAATGCTGTTGAGTGTTCATGGCCTCAGTTTAAGCGGAGAAAACTTGAGGGTCGATCAAGAAATTCCTTTACTGCTTCTGCAAGGTTAAGGAGAGGGAAACAACTCCAGGAGACAAATGAGGATACTGAATATAGATACCTAGAAAAGGTAGAAAATGAGGCTGAGGCTATCTTAGAGGTTCAGCCTTTTGCTCCTTGTGAAATGAACATTGCTCAACCAAATGCTTCGGAGAGTCCTGATGTTCAAATGCATGAGAATGAAAGTTTTGAGAAGGTAGAGTGTTTGGAATCTCCAATCAAGTTGCTACTCAAAGAG GATGAATTGGAAGGGACAGATCAAAGTGCAGAGACAGCATTGGCATGTAGTGACAAACACATGGAGACATCTCTTGAAGGCCATGGTTCACTTCCATGTTGTCTAGTTAGCTCTCCACTTACCAAGGTTGTTGACTTAATCAGTGCTGATCAAACCATTCCTGAATTTGAGGGACACAATATGGGTGAGCCTATAGAGAATGATCTGCCATGCATTGTTGAAAATGGAACTGGCTTTGATCATTCAGATCTTCTAAGCACCTCAATTGGACAGGGTAATATTCTGGAGCAGTTATACATGTCTTCTAGAATGCTTACACCACTACCCCATGCATCAACCGAGTATAAAGTGCACAGAACGCCGGACAAATACCAGTCCTTACCTAATGGACTTCTTGAGCACATGTACCTGAGGAATTCTCTGTTCTTCAATGCtgatgaaagtaagcaagttaGGTGCAGCTACAATGGGATGAGTGAGGAAGTTGACTGCACTTTTCTGGGGAAGTCGTACTCTGATGGCATGTCATCCTCTAGTGTCCAATTTAGTTGGGACACTACAAGACTGCCTTGTACGCCTCCAGTTggaaagctctgtcggagaaTCGCTGCAAAAGCATCCAATGATAGTTTGGAGAAGCAACATAATATAAACCCAGAGCTTACGTGCTTTAGGATTGAGGAAGATCCTGGCATTTGTGAGGAAAATGGGGACACAGATGAGATGTTTGATCCAGTTAAGGAAGGAGTTCAGTCAAGGGGGGAGAATTACTCAACTAAAAAGGAACCACTTGCTGATGTGACTAATGAATATCTTAACCCTTCTGCATCTGTTTCTTTGGCTGATAAGTCTGTTGAAAGAGGTAGCCTAGGTTCTGTTAATGCAGGTTTTAATACCTCTCAGACCCAAATGGATGCCAAACAGAAGCTTAAAAGTACTCAGAGAAAGTATAAAAACAAAGATAAGGAGAATCAATGGTCTTCACTGGGTAGCAGTGCTTCTCGTAAGGCAACTGAATCTCTTCAAACTAGGATCAGCAAGCCCAAATTATCAGGGAAAGTAAGTGAAGGCAAAGGTGGCCAGAGTTTATTAGAGAAGGGGAATAAGCGTAACAATATTGTCTCCAACATCTCATCATTTATTCCATTTGTTCAACAAAAACAACCAGCTGCAGTTACAG GGAAGAGGGATATCAAAGTGAAAGCCCTGGAGGCTGCTGTGGCTGCAAGACGtcttgaagaaaaaagagaaaacgaacgtaaaatgaagaaagaagcaGTGAAACTTGAGCGAGCAAGATTGGAGCAGGAAAATATGAGGCAACTAGAActgaacaaaaaaaagaaagaagaggaacggaagaagaaggaagctgACTTGGCGGCAAGGAAAAGgctgagggaagaagaagaaaggaaggaaaaggaaagaaaacgcAAGTGTATTGAAGAAGCTAGAAGGCAGCAGAGAGAACATGAGGAGAGATTACGAGTCGAAAAAGAGAGAAGGCGCCAAGCTGCA GATGAGAGGGAGTGCAAAGGAAATGAGCGGGCagatgaagaaagaaagctTCAGAAAATGGGAAAAGGTAGGGAAGGATCTGACTGTACGAAAAAGACAGACTCAGAATCAAGGACTACCATGGCTTCTGAATGTGATGCCATAAAAGCTAATCATTTTCACGAATCTTGTCAGGCTCCAAAGAAGTCTGAAGAAATTGAAAAG GAAATTTCCAACTTATGTGAGGCACATGAAGATGCCATCACAGTTACTGAAGAAAGCCTGGAGCAGTCGTATGCAATTTCTCCATACCAAGGgtcagatgatgaagaggaagaagaggatgatgtgcCTAATAAATTTATCCCTTCATGGGCTAG TGAAAATTGTCTGGCTCAAATCTTTCCCACCTTAAACACGGTAGACCCAAATGGAATTTTCCCTCCATCAAGCTTTTGCGGCATTGCAGAAG TTCTTTTGCCTCGTAAACAACAGCTGACATAG